The genomic DNA GATGTCGGCGTACTCATGGCCGTCAGGAAAGTCGTCATAGAGATGGGCAACGACGGCTTCGATCTTCTCCGCGTGGTCCTCGTCGGGGTTCCGGACGTGCCGTTCGGTCCCGAGCGCCCGGTCGACTGCCGGCGACCCGTTTGCGCGACCGAGGCCGGCGTCGACCCGCCCCGGCGCGAGGCCGTCGAGCGCGCCGAATATCTCGGCGACCTTGAGCGGGCTGTAATGGTTGAGCAGGACCGCACCGCTCCCGAGCCGTATCGAGTCGGTCGCCGCCGCCAGCCGCCCGAGCAACACCTCGGGGGTCGTGCCGGCGAGCGTGTCGGCCATCCCGTGGTGTTCAGCGACCCAGTACCGAGTCAAGCCGAGGCGCTCGGCCTGTTCGGCGGCCTCAACGGTGTCGGCGTATGCCTCCGTCGCGGTTCCGTCGTCAGGGACCGGCGACAGGTCAACAGCAGAGAGGTTCACAGGTGTGGTCGCCGCTGCCGAATCCTAAGCGTTGCGACCGCAGAAACGAGGTCCGAGTGCCGCTCACTTCGGTGTGGTGACGCTGAAATCGCGTACCGAATGCAGGTCGTCATCGATGCCGGTCCCGTCGCAGTCGTCGTTCGGACACTCGTAATGCCATCCGTCGCGGGTCGCCCGCCGCTCGGAGAACTGTTCGCCGCAGCACTCACAGACGAGCGCTTCCGACGAGCAGGTGTCGCGGTGGAGTTCGTACTGTAGTTCGTTCGTGAACGTCCGTTTGCAGTTGCGGCACGTGTAGGTCATATCTGAACGTCGATTATCGAGTATAATATAAGTACCCGTTCGTTTTTCACCGTGGGAATTGGGCGAAACGACAGAGGGCGACGGGGCCGGTAGAACCGATGCCTACGCGCCCGCTCTGAAGCCGGTGGGTCACCGCCCACCGTAGGTGAGCCTTAGACCAGCCCGATGTTGAGCGCGTACGGCCACGTTGAGCCGGCAACCGCGAGGAAGGCCAGCGCGCCCCCGGCTCCGAAGACGTTCTTGAGGAAGGCGTTCATCTCGTTTTGTGCCTCTTCGCCGTCCATGTTCCAGAAGTCGTGCATCGTTACCGCCGAAGCGAGCAAAAACAGCGCTAGCCCGCCGGCACCGATGGCAGGAACCACTCCGGCAACAACCGAAAGCCCACCGAAGACGAGTAGCCCGCCGCTGAGAAGGACGGATGCCCGAGGGAACGGAAGCCCCTTGAATTCAGCGTACTCGGCCATCCCGTCGGTATCGAGGAAGTGGTTGACGCCGGTGAACGCGAGCGTCGCACCGAACAGGACGCGGGCGAGCACGAATACGATGTCAGCGCCGGCGCTCTCAAACATCGTCAGTCCCCTCCACTGGTCGGCTGGCGGTTCCAAATCGTTCGCTTGCTGGCTGCGAGTTCGTCGTCGAAGCTAGTATCATTACACAAGCTGGTACACGCTCGAACTAATATATCAGTTTGGCAACATTAGTGTTACCGGGTAACCTCGATGTTATGAGGGGGCCTAACACGGATGTACCGGGGCGACAACCCGAACGTTTTATCGGCTATCTACCGGAAGCGGGCGTATGGACACGGTCGAGCGGACGGACCTCGTCGCTCGGTTTACCGAGGAGGTAATCGAGCGCGACGAGATTGAGACGTTGTTCGAGGAACAAGACGAGCCGACGGCGTACATCGGCTACGCGCCGACTGGTGAGATGCACATCGGCCACTTCACGACGATGCGGAAGTTGGCCGACTTCATCGACGCCGGCCTCGATGTGACGGTCCTCGTCGCCGACCTTCACGCACACCTCGATGACGCCAAAAGCCCCTTTGAGCTGCTGGAG from Natronomonas pharaonis DSM 2160 includes the following:
- a CDS encoding DoxX family protein — protein: MFESAGADIVFVLARVLFGATLAFTGVNHFLDTDGMAEYAEFKGLPFPRASVLLSGGLLVFGGLSVVAGVVPAIGAGGLALFLLASAVTMHDFWNMDGEEAQNEMNAFLKNVFGAGGALAFLAVAGSTWPYALNIGLV